From Nicotiana tabacum cultivar K326 chromosome 22, ASM71507v2, whole genome shotgun sequence, one genomic window encodes:
- the LOC142175958 gene encoding uncharacterized protein LOC142175958 produces the protein MRSMEQSLKNIQGLSEQKSVSYADLCMFPHAHLPLGFKTPKFEKYDRHGDPIAHLKSYCNQLRGAGGKEELLMAYFGETLVGIASEWYMEQNISLWHIWDDLARDFVRQFQYNIDIAPDRNSLSNLKKKSSESFREYAVKWREQAARVKPPMNEIGMVSVFLQAQEADYYQNMMSAIGKPFADAIKISEMVENGLKTGRILSQSAIRATSQAIQGRSGGVANRKKKEEVAMATSSVRKLRLARLHFSERTPQHYYPHQDAAYAMDLQPYAVMNAQPYARPQQQFHQNRAQFPRNQLPHQAQYNPRPPQNNFPYNARAREPPRKTNFTPIGESYSSLFPKLVQIGLLQPVPPNRQNLESPSYQPGAQCAYHSGVEWHDTESCWTLKRVVENLIEQKRIVLKDEDIPNVTNNPLPAHNNGPVIGMICEDKEFDPTLKAIIAIADVEKKPKADAKQEKREKKSKHTPQNTEKIVETKTEVVPSKDAILYVPRGPRKGQVTLSPRRRFELNKGSKMYVPKGTYVVQGPIISPRLNEPVVIGRAPQRPMTDPIAISWNYNEAVVTYKGKEVLGEVNETNPAEKYLNLEEVNNATKKHFPLKKPISAEEAEKFFRKMKTADYEIIDQLRKSPAQVSLLSLLMNSTEHQKVLIKTLNKAYVPIETTVEQLERMAERFFTINQISFSKNDLPPEGATHNKALHLTVKCEGYYVKMVMLDGSSGVDICPLSTLQKMEIETERIRPNNVCVHAFDDIKRDTIGEIDLILTIGPVDFEVTFQVLDMDTSYNFLLGRPWIHAAGSVPSTLHQMVKLEYEDQETIVHGEDEQSIYRDPSVPRLEAREGSEHIVYQVFEVVVADQYEEGSPFPQPFLSKASVMVAKEMIRHGYKPGKELGASLQGITEPITLLATKKFFGVGFHAIEADVTWANQRKSNGWVLSQPIPHIYRTFVRPKIKCRFSGP, from the exons ATGAGAAGCATGGAGCAAAGTCTCAAAAATATACAGGGTCTGAGTGAGCAAAAGAGTGTATCTTACGCTGACTTGTGCATGTTCCCGCACGCACATCTACctttgggtttcaaaaccccaaagtttgaaaaatatgacaGGCATGGGGATCCCATTGCCCACCTCAAAAGTTACTGCAACCAGTTGCGGGGAGCGGGCGGAAAAGAAGAGCTTCTTATGGCTTACTTTGGAGAGACTTTGGTCGGCATTGCTTCTGAATGGTATATGGAGCAGAATATATCTCTTTGGCATATCTGGGATGACTTGGCTCGGgattttgtcaggcagtttcaatataacatcgacattgcccctgACAGGAATTCATTatcaaatctaaagaagaagtccTCAGAGAGCTTTCGAgagtatgctgtcaaatggcgcgaacaagcggccagagtcaagCCTCCAATGAACGAAATAGGAATGGTCAGTGTCTTccttcaagcccaagaggctgattattatcaaaacatgatgtctgcaatAGGAAAGCCGTTTGCCGATGCCATCAAAATCAgtgaaatggttgagaatgggttGAAAACAGGACGAATATTGAGTCAGTCTGCTATAAGGGCTACCTCCCAAGCAATCCAAGGCAGGTCTGGAGGAGTAGcaaaccgaaagaagaaggaagaagtagCAATGGCAACTTCGAGTGTAAGAAAACTCCGTTTGGCCAGACTTCATTTCtctgaaagaaccccacaacactactacccccatcaaGATGCGGCCTATGCTATGGATCTTCAGCCATACGCAGTGATGAATGCACAACCATACGCtaggccacaacaacaatttcaCCAAAACCGAGCTCAATTTCCCAGAAATCAACTTCctcaccaagctcagtataatccccgacctccacaaaataatttccccTACAATGCCCGTGCTCGGGAGCCGCCCAGGAAGACGAACTTCACACCTATTGGTGAGTCATATTCTAGCCTTTTccctaaattagtccaaataggTTTGTTACAACCCGTACCCCCAAATAGGCAAAACCTAGAGTCACCCTCTTACCAACCTGGCGCCCAATGTGCCTATCATTCTGGGGTGGAATGGCATGACACTGAGAGCTGTTGGACTttgaaaagggttgttgaaaatCTCATAGAACAAAAGCGGATAGTGTTAAAGGATGAAGacattcctaatgtgaccaacaacccGTTACCGGCTCACAACAATGGACCGGTTattggaatgatctgtgaagataaagagtttgatccTACCTTGAAAGCCATCATTGCAATCGCTGACGTCGAGAAAAAGCCAAAGGCTGATGCAAAGCAAGAAAAAAGGGAGAAGAAGAGTAAACACACCCCTCAAAATACAGAAAAAATAGTGGAAACCAAAACTGAGGTAGTACCCTCGAAAGATGCCATCCTTTATGTGCCCCGGGGTCCTAGGAAAGGACAAGTGACATTGAGCCCTCGAAGAAGGTTTGAGCTGAACAAAGGATCTAAAATGTATGTGCCAAAAGGGACCTATGTGGTACAAGGGCcaataatttcaccaaggctgaatgagcccgtggttattggccgCGCACCGCAGAGGCCCATGACAGATCCTATTGCCATCTCATGGAATTATAACGAGgcggtagtaacctacaaaggaaaagaagtcctGGGAGAAGTAAATGAAACTAACCCGGCTGAGAAATACCTCAATCTGGAGGAAGTGAATAATGCCACGAAGAAGCATTTCCCACTCAAGAAGCCAATTAGTGCCGAAGAAGCAGAAAAGTTCTTCAGGAAAATGAAAACTGCGGACTACgagataattgaccaactccgaAAGTCTCCTGCTCAGGTCTCTTTATTGTCGCTATTAATGAATTCAACTGAACATCAGAAAGTGTTGATCAAAACCCTCAATAAAGCTTACGTTCCGATTGAAACTACTGTGGAACAATTGGAGAGGATGGCAGAAAGATTCTTCACAATCAATCAGATCTCCTTTAGCAAAAATGACCTGCCCCCGGAGGGGGCCACCCACAACAAAGCCCTCCACCTAACAGTTAAATGTGAGGGGTACTATGTGAAGATGGTCATGCTGGATGGCAGTTCTGGAGTAGATATCTGCCCTCTCTCAACTCTACAAAAAATGGAGATCGAGACTGAGAGAATCAGGCCCAACAACGTCTGTGTTCATGCCTTTGATGACATCAAAAGAGACACCATAGGCGagatcgatttgattttgactattggacctgtggattttgaggtgacctTTCAAGTCCTAGACATGGATACTTCTtataatttcctcttgggaagGCCTTGGATTCACGCGGCAGGATCCGTACCTtccactctccaccagatggtgaaattggAATATGAAGATCAGGAGACCATAGTCCATGGAGAGGATGAGCAATCGATCTATCGGGACCCGTCGGTCCCACGCCTTGAAGCTAGGGAAGGTAGTGAACATATAGTCTATCAAGTTTTCGAGGTTGTGGTCGCAGACCAATATGAAGAAGGAAGCCCTTTCCCTCAACCTTTTCTCTCAAAAGCGTCAgttatggttgccaaggaaatgatcaggcatggttatAAACCCGGGAAGGAGctcggggcatcattgcaaggtatcACCGAACCTATCACCTTACTTGCCACCAAGAAGTTCTTCGGTGTGGGTTTTCACGCCATAGAAGCTGATGTGACGTGGGCAAATCAACGAAAGAGCAATGGTTGGGTTTTATCTCAGCCAATTCCGCATATCTACAGAACATTTGTCAGGCCCAA gattaagtgTCGATTTAGTGGTCCATAA